In Pseudorasbora parva isolate DD20220531a chromosome 1, ASM2467924v1, whole genome shotgun sequence, the DNA window acaacccacagtataaaataaaattcaaactaaaatgtttaaaatgtaaactcgacctcactcatgtgttcattaaataataatgtacaggtctactggcctgcagaaaggtacagaaattgaataaagtaatcaaatgtaaaataactgcatatttaactgtttaaatgaaagattaatccttactaaacttacaaaagttattcaatcaagagcagtgagtgatgtccttttgtttgacattaaacatagcagtaaaggctacttcccctttaagacctaatagaagGATATGCCttcatctttcacgactgtataaagttcacttaaggcatattcagactatgtctgctagaatactcatcaagatgaatatgttggcatactttttgtgtgagtttgtctgtttaagcacaagacttgaaagataactcaatatttgcgcgctgtgagacgggtgcgcgcttccggatgacagtgacggatcttctctcagcgcgagcacgagttcttattcgcgtcttctggcactacatccgggtaatgacggcgaaaacgactggtcatattcgaacatacggccgcactcgcatgcactgaacacagtttataaagaggggaaacggtatgctatttttatttacccgccacgttggccggtaggtgaagcgagtttacccgccacaactcaaaatcacccgcatttggctggtggcaggtgctaatttccatccctggtgtgtgtgttagtgtgtgtgcacggttcgcgcttatatcgaccAATCCTGcagggccatgtaatacagaaatagtattccaatcaatcgtgggtggatgagaaataaatcattgtgtttgcttgATGAAGATGTTTACAAGCCCCGTGGTCAAGAGAATCtttgcagttgccgctttcaaaataatctctccctcgTGTGAACTGACACTGGGccatagatatgacagcggagctgaagctaattaaatatgcaaatcttctccaatcctagccgtgagcttttacttccaagtctccagtgcggcacacccatcaaaacccagcgttcagaagacagcctcaaaaccagtgtagaaaatagcctattacttattacttatgatgtttttgaatgtaaaaaccacactaatgtcattagttgacctcagacaacagtataaaaaaagaaaacaagccacttcatgacacctttaaaggtcccattctttgcgtgttttcgaagctttgattatgtttacagtgtgcaatataacatgagttcatgtttcgtgtgtaaaaaaacagtatttagcacaatttacttatctgtacagcgctgttttctctgtcctaaaaatggcctgatgatagtgtcattttgaacgaatctttattatgacttgggactaccgagttgtctcagatagtgattcgttcattttgtgttgaccgcgcatgcgcattacgcaacatatggcctctgaatcagctctgaatctccgaatgattagttcttttgagtctcgaGTTTGAGTATTTCGTTCTTGCTGTCAGTcccatgctgtgtgtgtgtgtgtgtgtgtgtgtgtgtgtgtatatatatatatatatatatatatatatacgtctGATATTAGCTgagaataatataaaaaaataactacgtgctttttactaaaaaggttgtGAACTAGTGTTCTATACAGTGACAAgtcacgtgacaaaagaacgaacgactcaaacccgagactcgatcaaaagaactaatctgtTCTGTTTCCGTTATTGACAGCAtggactctatgggactaacaggaagaacgaaagactcaaacccgaaagactcgtaagaactaatcttttctgtttccgttattgaaagcagactctatgggactaacaggaagaacgaaagactcaaacccgaaagactcgtaagaactaatcatttttgtttccgGACCTGTGTCACGCACGGTCCGGGCGGCCCAGCCCCCAGATCTGGTcagagtcagacacagacgagtcgACAACTAACGTCTCGAGGAGCTCGAAGACACGAGAGGCGGAGAACAAACGTGATAAATATGAAGTTGCAAGAGAAAGAATGTTTTGGATCAGGAGGTGAGGTGAACTAACAGAGAGACTGCAATAGCCTGACCCAACAACTAATCaattatttaaacatttcagtttcttataatttggctttggttgcagtaccctatagtttatttttatgtagttttaaaatgtaatcaacattttcataagtactagatgtgttgTGCTATTTAAcatgtaattttggtgaaatgaacgaaatgactcgaaatgactcgaaaaaagattcgttcattttgctgaacgagactcaaagatccgagtcagtaaaatgatccgaacttcccactactaccTGATGATTTCCtcgttctatgaagtccctccttcagaaatacgtaacgagttctgattgggccagcgcttcccgtgttgtgattggacagcagcttagcgcactttgcccggaaaggtcgcgcctcttaccataacggggagatgtaagcgctgaatgcgcgctcttctccacgtgggagagcaacaagaccacgccccctattttgcgtgttcttgtgagcggagggttagtcaacaaacggttctagtgacgtcatacatccctgcacttcctgctgtagtccaaaccggccgttcgctgtaggctttgaaagggaacttcttataaataaaatatctcgcttggcattgaactttgagctttataattttacaggtattatttatgctctaacagcaacattacacaataactagagtttgaaagatggaatcgcgaagaacgggacctaaGAAGAAAGTAAGAAGGAAAATCAGCCATTTTGGACTCGACTTAGTGAGTTGTTATCTTACCTCAAAAATTACAACATTTGAATTTTCATAGGTGGCTGGCGATTGGCTAGAGAACGGAGACTTGAGGCTTCGCTCTGAAATGCTCATTCTCGTGTCACTGGCCTTGCTGTCATCCATGCTCAgcttctgttttttttgtgtgtggataaaataattaattgttaaGAGCATGTGagtgcatgtttgtttgtttgtctgtacATGTGTGTTACTGACCTTATTGCTAAGGGAGGGGTTGATGAAAGTGACATCATCTAAAGTCAGTAAAATCTTGTTCGGTCCCCGCACCAGTCTGATCTTATTAATTTTACGCCTATAGAAAAAGTTTAGAAATATTGTAAAGAAAACTTCCTGTCTACACACTTTGAAAAATGTCAAACTTTACGATAAATTTAGGCTATAATTTGTTGATGAATAGGCCTACCTGATGCAGTAAGAACAGCCAAtcgagaagaagaagaacagaaAGCCAGACAGGAAGATTAAAACTATATGGAAAATATTCACACCTGTAACAGAGAGGGTAATTGTTATACACAACATGAAATGCATGCATTTCAATGTGTTAGCGAACTAGGTATCATGCAAACCCACCTCCACGGCAGATGATCCCATGTGTAAACCAGCAGCTGGAATCAGTTTTCGGTGGCCCCGCGTGGGGAAAATGAATTGGCCGACCCAGAAAGCGCACCATATCTGTCTGCATCTCTATACGATGTGTAGGTTGCAGCTCCGAAGAAAAGCCATCTGTGTCCAGCACCACATAGTCCAGCGTGCCAAAGTCAGAAGAGTTCGCTTGTAGACTAACACCTTTGAATAGCAGGTTTCGGGCATTTTGGGCGACGTTACCCCCAGACATCCACTGACCTGAAGCCCTGACGCTTTGCACAGCATGAGCCATGAACACGATGGAGGAGTAGATGGTGCCAAACAATGGGGACACCTGTAGAATGTGAAGGTTTTACATTAGCTATTAGCATAGTTTTTAAACCATTTAACGCCCCCATCAGGTAAAACATCTTTGTACCTGCTGTGGTTTAAGGTGCCTGGGCAGCTCTCCTTGCTCCTGGGCTTTTTCAAAAGCTTGGTAGAAAGACTGTTCCTGTGGAGACTCAATAGTGATGGTGAGCACAGCATCGTAGGCTCGTAGCAGCTTGCTGTTGTAGCGCAGGGCTGGCTGGGTAATGTGATGATAGGGCAGACTGTAAAAGAGAGTATCGTAAGATATGAACACCAACGAGCCGTCGGTCATCCGCATGTCGTGAGCGGTCTCCAATAGCAACTTCTGGGCTCCTCCACCAATCAACACCGAGTGCATAACGAGTATGACCACTGCAAACAAAAGCATTGAGAAGAAGAGAGGACAGGTAGAAAGGTATAATCTATAagaatacattttgtattgaattcattaattataaataaatagaagCATTTCACTAGATGTCTTAGACATTTGGATCTCACATTTcattaccgttcaaaagtttagggtcaggaagattttctttttctttgagTTTGACAGAAATAAATACTACTGTTTATACTAGAAATACTAGacttttataattttacagattTCTACttcaaatgttttataaaatgatattcttttaaactttcgatttatcaaaatgtatcagggtttccacaaaaatattaagcggtacaaatgttttcaacattcataataataagaaatgactgaagtaatgatgctgaaaattcagctttgcatcactggaataacttacattttaaaatgtattaaaatagaaaaaaaattgtgttgaaatatttcacagtattactgtttttactgtatttctgatcaaataaatgcagccttggtgagcataagagacttatttcaaacacatttaaaaaacagtAGTTTAAATACTGAGAAAGTATCAGTATCACAGCAAAGTTTTGAAGCAAACTCATTTAGATTGTAAATTATGGAACTAGTAAATAGTAAATGTTACAGTTTAACATGAGAGCAGACAAATGATCATTACATCATATCATCTGATATTAGCAGTGTTTTAAACTCACAACGAAGATTCGCCACTTTCTTGACCTTGACCAGGGTTTTACGCACGCTTGTGTGGTCATTGCGAACAGATGCCACAATGCCAACAGGCATTCCATGACCCCGCAGGGCATTGGCCAGCCTTATACCCGCCTCCACCCAGACATCCTCAGCTGATGAAATGATGCCAACATGTGCCCAATGGAAGTGCCGCATAAAACTCAGCAGCACAAGGGAGGGGAGGGGCATGGTTCGGGCAAACGTAGGGTGACTGCGGGCGTCATCCAGCTCGTTTCCAATACAAGACCATGAAAACACAGCCTTATTCCAACTCTTTCCTAAAAGAGACGCAGCTTCACAGTAGCCTGGGTTAACTGGACCTATAAACCCAGATGCCCGTTTATAGTAACCAAGAAAGCGGGCAAAAGATTGAGATGTCTCACAGTCCTCCTCCAGGATGACATAATCGAACGTGATGCCCTGTGAGAGGAAGGGGTCCCTGTTGATGTGCTCCACGGCTAACCGCGCAGCCACACCGGGCTGGGCTTTAGAGAAGAGGGGGTCACATGACCAAGGCCCCACCACCCCAACCCTTACAGTGGCAGCGGTGGTGGCAGGGAAGAGGCACAGAAGGCTTACAGTGGACCACAGTAGCCAGAAACATAAATAGGTACGTTTATGATCATTAGAGAAATGGGGGCTTCGGTCAGGGTTCTGGAGTCCTCTGGTGGCCAATGCTGGAAGTAAGCTGTGAAAGGCACTGGATGGTCGTTGCATTGCAAAGTAACAGGTCAGCCACGCAGCTGGTGGGTTGGCACACAGTGGAGCTCCTTCACTGTCACATGAGAAATGCCTTTAATGTCGATCACTCCATCAGCAACAGCAGACtaagaaaaataaacatatgTAAACTGATAAAACCGAAAGATCTGTTTGCACACCAAAAAATTAGCAGTTGCATTATATGCATAATTAGCATTGTATGCAATCTAAATGTTTCCAGAGCAGCACAAATATATGACAGTGAATTAGATTTAATATGCATTTGAGCTAGTTATTAATGGTGTAGGATTGGGAGTGAGAGGATTGCTGAAATCCTGTTAAGAGTACAGTATAATTCAGTAATGCTTAGGCTGGTCACCTCagcattattaaaataaaacgtgaTTGTAGTcacgttcacccaaaaatacaaCCATTACTGTATCTCCTAAATCATACTGGGTAATCATAATCAAAGTAGAGTCCGTATGAAACTTACAGGACTGTAAATATGATTATCCAAGTATCTCTGTGCCGCTACTTGAGTTTACTGTGACCATCACAGCTGTAATACAGAAATGGAAGAAGTAAGCCAATTTAATTGTGAAAAAGCTGACAGTAGtacaaaaaacattaattatCTAGATTTACACTTTTTCATCATTTATTTTAGTGTTCATGAAGTTATTGTTGTCGGTGTTTAAAAACCACAGTCTAGCATTACCAATTAGTGACACTAATTGCTTGACTAATTACATAACCACAGGGTTTGACTTACCTACTCTAAATGGAAAAATGATGTCTGATTGCTAATTTCCATAACTTGTCGTCTTCATCTATGCAAGTCCTCTGCATAGAAACACAATAACCATATGTAAAAATCAGTGTAATCAATTATAACTTGTTATTTGCAAATATGCTATGAAATTAATCCAAATATGAGCAGCAAGTATGATCACGGACTATCTAGAACTGAAGTACAGTTATAATCTTCTCTTCTGCTGTGCACCATGCCACAGCTGACCTCAGTGAATGACCTGAAGATTATATCAATCCAATTTTCAGACTGTGTGATGGACATAGTGTTGTGTATGCCCTTCCAAATATAGCAGTTGCTGGTAATTgtagttaaaaatatataattattacacAAAGAGTTGGTAAATTAATTAGATAGATTTAGAAAAATGCGGTATAAATTACTTTTGCTGGTGTAATGGTGGGACTCAAAGTTCTGCATATCAAGCCGGGGAAGGAGATAGAAGATGATAGCTGCAGTACCCACACATACTTCCTGACGGATATTATTATGGCCTGGGGCTCTGTGGGATTGTGCTGTAACGTGTGCTCTGTTATcgttttatttaatttggtaAAGTTTGCTAAAGTTTAAGGAACAAAAGTGACACTGTACTTTGCAGTTCACTTTCATTATCTGCCCCCATCCCCCTGAATtcctaaacaaatattttacctTTCTAGAAAATTGCTTTCTTATGCAGTGTGAACGAAATTAAATCCTGGATCAATCGGAATGTTTTAGTAAAGCCTTGTCATAAAAAACTTTCCATATTCCATTTGTCTAGATGCTTTATGTTCTCACAATCAAAGCAGATTTTGTTCTCAACCATAAttctcataatttactcaccatgACATGACCTGACATCACTGCGGTCATCTAGAGGACATTTCAGTATGAGTAAAGGCAACGAGAAATGTGTCACACTCGTGTCAAATGTAGTGGCTGTGGAATATGGAAAGACTGCTCTGGCAGACCTCAGTGCCCCATAACATTCCCTCACGGCTGCCATCCAAACCTTCCGTCATTAGTAGGCCTAATTCAGACAGTTGAGTTTACATGTGAGGCAATCGTGATGACAAGAATTAATAATACTGTGGAAAGGATGACCTCTGGTGACAGACTAGGCAAGTTGCAGTTGTAGATGCGGTATTTAGTTCTAGTCTTCTAGCCTACACAGTTAGAATCCATGATATTTCGACTATTTTTTAGATCTACATGCCTTCCAGAATAGCAAGTAAAATCAATACaactactttatttatttatttatttattttaccattgATAAATAAGGAATGGAAGCTCTAAATCATTCCAGACGATGGGACTTACTTTGATGCCACTATAGTTTAGAAGTAAAACAGATGGAGTTCAATGATTTGctatgaatctttttttgttgtagTAACCACTAACCAGCACACGACTCTAAAACATTGATCCAATTCTGttccacgtgtgtgtgtgtgtgtgtgtgtgtgtgtgtgtgtgtgtgtgtgtgtgtgtgtgtgtgtgtgtgtgtgtgtgtgtgtgtgtgtgtgtgtgtgtgtgtgtgtgtgtgtgtgtgtgtgtgtgtgtgtgtgtgtgtgtgtgtgtgtgtgtgtgtgtgtgtgtgtacttaacTTGttaatattacattgtggggacctaatgtaaatggattcataaacatactaaattatgttgtttttgtttgtttgtttgtttgtttgtttgtttgtttgtttgtttgtttttaatgtaaaaatgcagaatgtttcctgtgatgggtaggtttaggggcaggggcagtgtaaggggataaaatgtacagtttggaaagtccccacaattcacaaaaacactgtgtgtgtgtgtgtgtgtgtgtgtgtgtgtgtgtgtgtgtgtgtgtgtgtgtgtgtgtgtgtgtgtgtgtgtgtgtgtgtgtgtgtgtgtgtgtgtgtgtgtgtgtgtgtgtgtgtgtgtgtgtgtgtgtgtgtgtgtgtgtgtgtggttccacACGTATAGCAAAACCAGTGAATTTTGATCTTGTGGGGACTTTTTTTGTTCCCATAGGATTAATGCCATGAGGAAACAAgattataaatcatacatactGAAAATTGTAAATAGCATAAAGTTAAAGTCAGGTTAAAGCAAATGATCTGCAAAAAATGTGACTCAATAAGACTGACCAAATTCACACTATATCACAGGATAACTGCTACAACAATAGACAAAAATGAGCACAAAACTGAATCTGCACTTCACCGACCAAGTATCTGCAAACTCTGCTCTAAGTTTCACAAAACTGCTAGGCTGATATTTAGAGAAAATTACCATTCAAAGCCAACATGCAGTGATTCATAACCCTTATAACCCCCATATAAACCAATCAACCTTATCCTTGAGCAATGGGAAAACATAATGTGGTCCAAATCCAGATGGTTCATGTTTGAAAAAAGCCAAAGGACACATTGTATAGACAGTTGTTAAACAGAGTGGGTGAGCTGTATTGGTGGACAGGCTTCTCATGGGAGCCATTATTATGCAGGAATATGAAGCCATTTTAGTTGGCCAGGTGTGTCCTGTGGTAAAATAGCTTCTGCAGCCTAGCCATCACTGAAGTGAAACATGACTGAATTTTCACCTCTGTTGTCCCTGAAAGAGCTGGACATTTTTTAGACCACCAAGAAAAAGCCAGGACTTAAACTTAACAGGACAGAAACAGTTTCACGGTAAGCACGGAAGTTCAGAGAGATTTTTTAGTGACTCAATCAAAAAAAGCAGGGTGAATCTTTCATAGTTAGTCAGTTACACAGCCTGGTTTTCAACCCAAAACtgaacaacaaaaacatttagaacatttCGAGAACTTTCAGAAATAAATTTTTCATAACTTTAGCTAAATTCATACTGTCCCAGCTTTTGACTGTAAAACATCTTTCCTTATTGTCTCATCCTCCTCATTTTATCTCATTAATATCACTCCTTCTTTCTGTCCCTCTAACTTCCTGACTTGTTCCCTTCCCTTCCTttgtctttctgtctttctctttctttccccCCGGTCCTCCTTTGGGAATTGGCTTGGTCATGCTTCCTGTGGCTGTGATAACATAATGAGCTCAGATGGAGGGAAAAAAGAGTCTCTAACCATTTCACGTCACAGCTGTTTCTCCTCTAATAATACTCTGCTGAGAATTCAAACTTCTTTGACAAGCTTTCCCAAATTAACTGTAATTTGGACAAACACCAATTTATACTCCTCAGCATGAGTCAGTGGACAAAATATGTACTGCTGTCTCTCTCAGTTTAGCAGGCCATATTAGCAAACAGGAAGCCATTCATAATTGTAGTGTCAGAGAGACTGTTTATTAAATCTGTCTTAAATCTGTCTTATGCAAACTAGAGTAGAGGCGCCACTGTTTCAGTCTTGTGGTCTAATCCATCAGCAGATCCCACAAATATTATAATTGTACTTAAATGTTCAGGTCAGAGCAGATTACATGCATTAAAATAGCGTgactcacacttacacactcacaaacCTTTAGTCACACTTAAGTTTTTTCTCCACTCATACATGAATGTGGAGCACTAATACGTTTATTACTTGGCTAATTACACatcaaattatgcaaatatagattgtagtttaaatattttataattctaCTTGTATATTATCTTAAAAGTTACACAAAAAAATTGTCTATTACAATATACAAAACATTCCACCCAGCAAAAAGTCGAACACTGCAATGATATTACAGTAATATTAATACTGAAGATCTCCAAGGGCATTGTCACTAATTATATTAACATACAAAAAtagcattatatgacccctttaatagaagtcagtaGAAAAAAGTTGAACATTCCCAAAAAACATTCCCTTAATGTTTtcattaacattttttaaatgttttttaaattaacattcaaaaaaatttaaaaaaaataaatgatgcaTACTTTGAACGTTCGGAGAACGTCCAGAAATAATTTAATGGGAACTTAATGAGAAGAATGTGCTTAGAATTTGTTTTTCTCCAGTGACAGTAGGCTATAATGGGTCTGTGTTGTTTTATCAAATAGTAGGCCTCCTCCTCCTGACCAAGCTTAAAGTCCGCCTGTAGTCATTCATTTTACCCTTTAACCACTAAAATTACACACTTTTTTTCCTGTGTATTCatgccttaaagctacactgtgtgatgtattcccccatctagcagtgaatgaaggtatatgaccatcatATGAGTGCGTCTCAATTCGCTCCCTAGTttactagtcagggcactgattaggacataagtcaatgggctgactccatGATCAGTGCCCTGGCTATTGAACAAGGGAGTTAATTGGGACGCACccttagtttctgttcctctcatttccgatttggctggtggccaatttagtctaagattaacatggcttccagttcgacctcatcTATGAGTGTCAcgtcaagtgatgaggttactttagaaaactattataatttacagttatttaatttgtcagTTAACATGTAGGTTATGACatttatgtaaaatgaataatagttttacgttttcgttatttttttccatttcattgctaacatcagctatcagg includes these proteins:
- the gc2 gene encoding retinal guanylyl cyclase 2, whose translation is MQRPSSAFHSLLPALATRGLQNPDRSPHFSNDHKRTYLCFWLLWSTVSLLCLFPATTAATVRVGVVGPWSCDPLFSKAQPGVAARLAVEHINRDPFLSQGITFDYVILEEDCETSQSFARFLGYYKRASGFIGPVNPGYCEAASLLGKSWNKAVFSWSCIGNELDDARSHPTFARTMPLPSLVLLSFMRHFHWAHVGIISSAEDVWVEAGIRLANALRGHGMPVGIVASVRNDHTSVRKTLVKVKKVANLRLVILVMHSVLIGGGAQKLLLETAHDMRMTDGSLVFISYDTLFYSLPYHHITQPALRYNSKLLRAYDAVLTITIESPQEQSFYQAFEKAQEQGELPRHLKPQQVSPLFGTIYSSIVFMAHAVQSVRASGQWMSGGNVAQNARNLLFKGVSLQANSSDFGTLDYVVLDTDGFSSELQPTHRIEMQTDMVRFLGRPIHFPHAGPPKTDSSCWFTHGIICRGGVNIFHIVLIFLSGFLFFFFSIGCSYCIRRKINKIRLVRGPNKILLTLDDVTFINPSLSNKKLSMDDSKASDTRMSISERSLKSPFSSQSPATYENSNVVIFEGDWAWLKRLPYGNFRSITPNTSDVFELMKDLRHENVNTFLGFFHDCAVFAIVTEYCSRGSLEDLLLNDDVKLDWMFKSSLILDLIKGMKYLHHRSICHGRLKSRNCVVDGRFVLKITDYGYNEVLDSQKFPYVEPPAEDLLWTAPEILRGSHPGLYGTLSGDVYSFSIIMQEVVMRGPPFCMLEQSYDEIVQKVRKPPPMCRPIVSPDHAPMECIQLMKYCWNEQPEKRPTFEEIFDQFKNVNKGKKTNIIDSMLRMLEQYSSNLEELIRERTEELEIEKQKTEKLLTQMLPPSVAEALKLGTTVEPEYFDSVSLYFSDIVGFTTISANSEPIEVVDLLNDLYTTFDAVIGNHDVYKVETIGDAYMVASGVPMPNGNRHAAEIANMALDILSAVGTFKMRHMPDVPVRIRIGLHSGPCVAGVVGLTMPRYCLFGDTVTTASRMESTGLPYRIHVHSSTVNILMDLKLGYKVELRARTELKGKGIEETYWLTGRSGFTKPLPVPPILKSGQMAHGLQMEEIAAYKKQKAEAQLAKKKN